The Acidobacteriota bacterium genome contains the following window.
CCACCGCGCAGGGACGAGCACTATGCCACCAAGGAAGAGGAACGCCGCGCAGGCCAGACTGGCGCCAATCCCGTACGCCAGATTCAGCAGGTGCGCGAGTGGCTCAGCGAGGGTCATCGGCCGGATGATACTGGATCCGCCAAAGTCGCGTCGATGGCAGCCGACGCGTTCATGCCGCGCGAAGCCGTCCGATTGTCGGATACAATCCCGATGTCGTCGTCTCGAGTATGGATCTGCGAGAGCGCACCATCGATCGACACCGGCGGCCGGAGCACGATGTCTTCCTCGGCCACCATCGCCGGTACGACCCTGACGGGTTGCTCCGCACGCTCGGGAATGGCAGGATGGACCTCCTCGAGCTGTTGCACCTCCCCAGTCTTCCGATGTTCACCAGGGCAATCGACCTGAGAGTCCCGGCGTTCTGCCGATCGGCGTGATATGCGGGCGAGTGTCTGCCTGATCGTTCCCTGCTTCAACGAGGCTGGCCGGCTCGATTTCGATCGATTCGACGACGCGCCCGCCGGGGTGACGTGTCTGCTGGTCGACGACGGATCGAGCGACGGCACTGGCGCGCTGGCGCGACATCACGAATCGGCGACGTTCCGGGTACTCGAGCTTCCGGTGAACGTGGGCAAAGGGGAGGCCGTCCGACGCGGGGTGCTGCACGCGCGCGATTCCGGCCTGCTCGAACAGGCGGACTGGTTCGGCTACTGGGACGCGGACCTGTCCACGCCGCTGTCCGAGGTCGAGCGGTTCCTCGCCTACGCGGCGTTCGCCGATGGGCCGGTGGATGGCATCCTTGGCAGCCGCGTGCGCCGACTTGGCAGCACGATCGTCCGCTCCTCTCGCCGGCACCTGCTCGGTCGCGTGTTCG
Protein-coding sequences here:
- a CDS encoding glycosyltransferase gives rise to the protein MRASVCLIVPCFNEAGRLDFDRFDDAPAGVTCLLVDDGSSDGTGALARHHESATFRVLELPVNVGKGEAVRRGVLHARDSGLLEQADWFGYWDADLSTPLSEVERFLAYAAFADGPVDGILGSRVRRLGSTIVRSSRRHLLGRVFATLAEALLRLECYDSQCGAKLFRSSLAVQAFGEPFISRWIFDVEILLRLRSQRLIEYPLGQWIDVGGGTLRPWAVVVPTLIDLLRIRRRYAPRRQA